Proteins encoded in a region of the Antedon mediterranea chromosome 2, ecAntMedi1.1, whole genome shotgun sequence genome:
- the LOC140039796 gene encoding putative transferase CAF17 homolog, mitochondrial yields the protein MRRHLQTSVRMLSLLNNSQLFQKSFFMNLLRAVQTSGISQKADLFSCAKLNGRSLVRVSGRDAKDLLQGLTTNDIELLTDEHRALYTMFLNNQGRILYDVICYWHDPGYCDKDCYILECDTETSKSLEKHLKMYRLRKKVDIALYDEAETWAMYNSKTTEVKPDLVDKKSIVVLDPRISGFASRLLLHQSENISELFTNCNIVDESDYRRRRYLWGVSEGVTDMPVGDSFPLESNLAFMNGVSFSKGCYLGQELTARTHYTGVIRKRLMPVDIASSTSILIDNGVSVKNEDGKNTGKLRSHIGNNGLALLRVSLSQNKKLIVNDKEGNDIEMTARIPEWWPNKENLLIQ from the exons ATGAGGAGACATCTGCAAACCAGTGTGAGAATGCTCTCACTACTAAACAATTCACAGCTTTTTCAAAAGTCTTTCTTTATGAATTTATTGAGAGCTGTACAAACAAGCGGTATTTCACAAAAAGCTGATCTTTTTAGTTGTGCTAAACTAAATGGACGTTCATTGGTACGAGTATCTGGACGAGATGCAAAGGATCTCTTACAAGGACTTACAACTAATGATATAGAACTACTAACAGATGAACATAGAGCATTATATACTATGTTTCTTAATAATCAG GGGCGTATTCTGTATGATGTTATATGCTATTGGCATGATCCCGGATATTGTGATAAGGACTGCTACATCCTGGAATGTGATACAGAAACTTCTAAAAGCCTAGAAAAACATCTCAAAATGTACAGACTTAGAAAAAAG GTGGATATAGCCTTATATGATGAAGCTGAAACGTGGGCAATGTATAACAGTAAGACGACAGAAGTAAAACCTGATCTTGTTGACAAGAAGTCTATTGTAGTGTTGGACCCTAGAATATCAGGCTTTGCTTCACGTCTGCTATTGCACCAATCAGAAAATA ttagTGAATTATTTACAAATTGCAATATTGTTGATGAATCTGATTACCGAAGACGTCGTTACCTCTGGGGAGTCAGTGAAGGGGTTACAGATATGCCTGTTGGAGATTCATTTCCCCTCGAGTCAAATTTAGCTTTTATGAATGGAG TAAGTTTCAGCAAAGGTTGTTATTTGGGGCAAGAATTAACTGCAAGAACTCACTACACAGGTGTAATAAGAAAACGACTAATGCCTGTAGATATTGCAAG ttCAACATCAATTCTTATTGACAATGGCGTCTCTGTGAAAAACGAAGATGGAAAAAATACTGGAAAACTTCGAAGTCATATTGGAAATAATGGCCTTGCATTGCTTAGAGTTTCCTTGAG TCAGAACAAGAAACTAATTGTAAATGATAAGGAAGGCAACGATATAGAAATGACAGCAAGAATACCAGAATGGTGGCCAAATAAGGAAAATTTACTTATTCAGTGA